One Bacillota bacterium DNA segment encodes these proteins:
- a CDS encoding chemotaxis protein CheA, translating to MDLVFDASPEDIKLFIQEAEELIQQLDEDVLRLEKEGQNPELIQEIFRAAHTLKGSSGMLGHERMAELTHAMETLFDKLRKGELTVTTELIDLFLDCLDALKTLKDECITLKASDIDVKTLSGQILAFAGGKDAARQSEASSSQKVMSGGVKAENVGNKPEANGVALALDAEEIDKINRAEITGSQAFAIKVTVSQDCAMPSVRLYQVAEELQALGQIVKTEPAIEAIENGECGSDIELILVSAEDQSSIEGVIKAVSELSSYTVQLYKVSDEPGQVEVCGLEPGAQAVEDERIEDLGPEARGKSQQELNQMRAAAMKTVRVDVERLDHLMNLVGELVIGKTRLLQIGSELADNYHLGDISGSLNEVTAQIGQITNELQEEVMRARMLPIEQVFNKFPRLVRDLARSAGKQINFVVEGKETEIDRSVLEEIGDPLIHILRNAIDHGIETPEERKKAGKPAEGSIHLAARHEENHIVVEVSDDGRGIDPQKLKDKALAKGLITPDSAEKMSDRDAYELIFLSGFSTAEKVSEISGRGVGMDVVRTNIKKINGSVGIESEVGKGTKFIIKLPLTLVIVDALIVVLGKKLYAIPLSMVKEVLRLEPGDIKMVDKLETILLRGSVLPLLRLSELFGQGGATERGNSSGLHVVVVGYGETKVGLIVDHLVSKMEIMIKALGDYLGDIDGISGATILGDGKVALVVDPIALIAKVDTQALASQITEFAA from the coding sequence ATGGATCTAGTATTTGATGCTTCACCTGAAGATATAAAGTTATTCATACAGGAAGCAGAAGAATTAATCCAACAGCTCGACGAAGATGTCCTTCGCTTGGAAAAAGAGGGACAAAATCCCGAGTTGATTCAGGAAATATTCCGGGCTGCCCATACATTAAAGGGCTCTTCTGGGATGCTAGGCCATGAACGCATGGCTGAGCTTACCCATGCCATGGAGACCCTTTTCGATAAGCTGAGAAAAGGTGAATTAACGGTAACCACCGAGCTTATAGACCTATTTCTGGATTGCCTTGATGCCTTAAAAACACTAAAAGATGAGTGCATAACACTTAAAGCAAGCGATATAGACGTTAAAACTTTAAGCGGGCAAATACTGGCGTTTGCCGGTGGGAAGGATGCTGCCCGGCAGTCAGAAGCAAGCAGCTCGCAAAAGGTTATGAGTGGAGGGGTCAAAGCTGAAAATGTGGGAAATAAGCCTGAGGCCAATGGAGTTGCATTGGCACTTGATGCCGAGGAAATCGACAAGATAAATAGAGCTGAAATAACTGGATCTCAGGCATTTGCCATAAAGGTTACCGTATCCCAAGATTGCGCGATGCCCTCTGTCAGGTTGTATCAGGTTGCAGAAGAACTTCAGGCGTTGGGTCAGATTGTAAAAACCGAACCGGCAATTGAGGCAATCGAGAACGGCGAGTGCGGATCAGATATCGAATTGATTCTTGTTTCAGCTGAGGACCAAAGTAGCATTGAGGGTGTAATCAAGGCGGTATCTGAGCTTTCAAGTTATACAGTCCAATTGTATAAAGTCTCGGATGAACCCGGGCAGGTAGAAGTTTGCGGTTTAGAACCTGGTGCTCAGGCAGTTGAAGATGAAAGAATAGAGGATCTTGGCCCTGAGGCAAGAGGGAAGAGCCAGCAAGAATTAAACCAAATGCGGGCCGCTGCCATGAAAACGGTCAGGGTTGATGTGGAGAGGCTCGATCATCTGATGAACCTGGTCGGCGAGTTGGTTATCGGTAAGACCAGGCTCCTTCAGATCGGCTCCGAACTTGCGGATAACTACCATCTCGGCGATATAAGTGGTTCCTTAAATGAAGTTACCGCACAGATAGGCCAGATTACAAACGAGCTTCAGGAAGAAGTTATGCGGGCAAGAATGCTTCCGATAGAGCAGGTATTTAATAAATTTCCGCGGCTGGTTAGGGATTTAGCCCGCTCAGCCGGAAAGCAGATCAACTTTGTAGTTGAAGGTAAAGAGACCGAGATCGATCGCTCGGTTTTAGAGGAGATAGGCGACCCGCTTATTCATATTTTAAGAAACGCAATTGACCACGGCATCGAGACGCCGGAAGAGCGCAAGAAGGCCGGAAAGCCGGCAGAAGGCAGCATACATCTTGCAGCAAGACATGAGGAGAACCACATCGTAGTTGAAGTATCTGATGATGGTCGGGGCATTGATCCGCAAAAGCTTAAAGATAAAGCATTAGCCAAAGGTCTTATTACACCGGATTCGGCCGAGAAGATGAGCGACCGCGATGCTTACGAGCTCATCTTTCTCTCTGGATTTAGTACCGCTGAGAAAGTATCTGAGATATCAGGCCGCGGTGTAGGTATGGATGTCGTGCGTACCAATATTAAGAAGATCAATGGCTCTGTGGGCATTGAATCAGAAGTTGGTAAGGGAACCAAATTTATTATCAAACTTCCGTTAACTCTTGTTATCGTCGATGCTTTAATAGTTGTCCTTGGCAAAAAATTATATGCGATCCCGCTTAGTATGGTGAAGGAAGTACTTCGTCTCGAGCCGGGAGATATAAAAATGGTCGATAAGCTTGAGACGATCCTGCTTCGCGGAAGTGTATTGCCGCTTCTAAGGTTGAGCGAACTGTTTGGTCAAGGCGGAGCGACTGAGCGTGGCAATAGTAGCGGACTTCATGTTGTAGTGGTTGGCTATGGAGAAACAAAAGTAGGGCTTATAGTAGATCACCTGGTAAGTAAGATGGAGATCATGATAAAAGCGCTTGGCGATTACCTGGGGGATATC
- a CDS encoding chemotaxis protein CheW, translated as MGEEQTFEQEQLVVFEVGDESFGIDISLVQEIIRMQPITEVPKAPMYVKGVINLRGKVIPIIDLRERFGFITGEETKATRIVVVNVLGNTVGMIVDAVSEVLRLPTDAIEPPSTIVESIGSQYLKGIGKLEDRLIILLDLDKLLMEMGATPLNSFTELSQVA; from the coding sequence ATGGGCGAAGAACAAACATTTGAACAAGAACAACTAGTAGTCTTTGAAGTCGGCGATGAGTCCTTCGGTATTGATATATCCCTGGTTCAAGAAATTATAAGGATGCAGCCGATAACCGAGGTTCCTAAGGCACCTATGTATGTCAAAGGCGTAATCAACCTAAGGGGCAAAGTTATTCCGATCATCGATTTAAGGGAAAGGTTTGGTTTCATAACCGGCGAGGAGACGAAAGCTACCCGTATCGTGGTTGTAAACGTCCTCGGAAATACTGTAGGCATGATTGTAGATGCGGTATCTGAAGTATTGCGCCTGCCAACCGATGCCATCGAGCCGCCTTCGACAATTGTTGAAAGCATTGGCTCGCAGTACTTAAAAGGCATAGGAAAGCTTGAAGACAGATTGATCATATTGCTTGACCTGGATAAGCTTCTTATGGAGATGGGCGCAACACCACTTAATAGCTTTACAGAACTTTCCCAAGTAGCTTAA